TGAGGCGGACAGGATGCTGGACATGGGTTTTGAGCCACAAATTAGAAAGATCGTTGAACAGATGGACATGCCTCCACGTGGGATGAGACAGACAATGTTGTTTAGTGCTACGTTTCCAAGTGAGATCCAGGTTGGTTCTACTTGTCCACGTAACACCCTTTTCTTGCTCAATTATATTCTAGTAAAGTCAGAGCTTAATCTGTCAGAGGATAATAGTGTTCTTACCCAAACAATGATGGTGAACCTTTGATGGTTTAGTTTTAGACGGGCAAGGAAGTCAAAATGCCTTTTGCGTGATATATGAGAACAACAGCCTGCATAATATTCAGCATAAGAAGATTTGGTACTTTAGGTTTATATTaattcttcatttttttgtttcttgtacaGAGACTGGCAGCTGATTTTCTgtcaaactatatatttttggcTGTGGGAAGAGTTGGTTCAAGCACTGACTTAATCGCCCAAAGGGTTGAGTATGTCCATGAGGCTGACAAGAAAAGTCATCTCATGGATCTGCTACACGCCCAGAGAGAGACCCAAGACAAGGTAATGCGGGAGTTCCCATCTGCTGTTTACTTAGCCAAGATCTATTATCATAATCTTGACGCCCTGACTGTTGCTGGCTTTACTTTTCTTTTCATACACAGCAATCATTGACGTTGGTTTTTGTGGAGACAAAGAGGTCAGCCGACGCTTTGGAAAATTGGCTGTGCATGAATGAGTTTCCAGCAACCTCCATCCACGGTGATAGAACACAACAGGTTCGTTGATTGATAATGTGAACATCAAACCTTACTATTCCGTTTTTATCGATATACTCTATTCCAGCAATAGCTAAAACCAAACTGTTCGTTGATTGATAATTTCTTTAATGTTAAATGTGAATCAAACCTTGCTATCGTGAAGTAAAATATACACTTCACTCCAACTAAAGCTAAAGCAACCTATGTTTTTAATGACAAGCTGGTTCATATTACTGAATGACATCTTTCAAGTTCATTATCAAGAAGTTTGTTCTCTGTTGACTAACTCTGACTACTACTTTGTGTTATTATGCATTAAAGGAAAGAGAAGTGGCACTGAGGTCCTTCAAGACTGGGAGGACGCCCATTTTGGTTGCAACAGACGTGGCAGCACGTGGTCTTGACATTCCACATGTGGCTCATGTAGTGAACTTTGATCTACCAAATGACATTGATGACTATGTTCACCGCATCGGGCGAACAGGACGTGCAGGCAAATCTGGCATAGCAACAGCCTTCTTCAATGAGAAAAATGCACAACTGGCTAGGCAGCTCGCTGAACTGATGCAAGAGGCCAATCAAGAGGTGCCTGAGTGGCTCACAAGATACGCTTCACGTGCTTCATTTGGCGGTGGCAAGAAACGGGGTGGTGGTCGGTTTGGTGGCCGTGACTTCAGAAGAGAAGGCTCTTTCGGTAGTGGTGGTGGCCGTGGCAATGACTACTATGGAGGAGGAGGctatggtggtggtggatacAGTGGTGCTCCAAGTGGTGGTGGATACGGTGGTGCTCCAAGTGGTGGCTATGGTGGAGGAGTGACCAGTGCTTGGGATTAGCCAATTAAGACTTGTCAATTTTGCGTCCTTTAAACCTGACTCTATTTCTTCTTATGTTCCCAAGAGAGCACATGTATTTTGCCCCTCACCTTTGAGATCTCTCATTCAAGAGATAGATATATAAACTAATCTTGCTTGTAGCCTTGTAGGTGagtctgtttttgttttcaggCTATTTTTAGGATTTGGCCTAAAAAATAGACTAGTTTCTTAAGATTTTGATCTTGTTGGTTTCTTCTAACAAATTCATTTGttggtttgaaatccaattTGTTCTTCTTTCTTGTGTTGTTGACAATCTTTCTTGGTGAAATACAATTTCTAGTTTGATTCTGTGATAACTTTATCATGCTTACAAATTGTTGCTGTGTGTGAACCAACCGCATATGAGAATACATGTCTAGCAATCTAGCATTGGATTCAGCTGCTATTGCTATTCATCTTCTGGATCTCTGAACTTCAAGTTCATTGTCTGGCATGCTTCTAAGTACACAGCTAATTTGCTCTCAACTCCAGGACTCTCAACAACATCTAGCCCCGTACTAAAGGTAAGTAGCTCCATACGAGGATTCTTTTCAGTTATATAACATACCATCACATAATATCTTAATGAGATGCTAAGAGAAcacaatatgttttattaacaaGCCATGGTACATCCACAACTGATAGATACGACATGTATAGTGAGTTTGGTTGTATTTATTAACTTTCATAACAGAGGATTATACTAGGTACCATACTGAGAAAGCTCCAGCCATCACTAGACCAAATTGCTTCTTATCTCTTCCTTTGACGCTTGAACTTGTGGGGACTGCtgcaatattttttgtttctttgttattttttcttcttgttcaaAGAAACGGGATGGAATCATGTGTGCGCCATTTATAGTCAAAAGAGTAGCATTAGTACCTCTAGGTTCAACATTTTGTAAGCCTTCAGTGAATTGCTTAAAAATCTTGGCGGCTACTGAATCTGGAGGCAAATGTAGAAGCTCTTCTTGCAGAAAAAATGAGATgataagaaatatataattttgtgacTATGTAAATCATCATCTTCTATGTTTCCAGAAGATACTGTAGAGGAGATTATGGTACGGAGTTTCTGACCTGGGCATTGTGAGATATTTGCAGGGACATGACAAGTGGAAGGAAGGCTCATTGCACGGTTGGCATCAACTTTGAACCCTAAACCAGGATCATCCCTGTCTTTGACAAGAGTGCAGAGACATCTCTTGGTCTGccctttatttattttttccttgaGTGTGGTGCAACATGTTGAGTCTGGAGCTTTAGCTTTGCTAGTTACAAAAGGAAGACATGAGTAGAGATCAGACATGGAGTCCTGACATCCCTTTATGTCTTGATTCAAGTCTGATCTCACACCAAGAAACATGATTGCTGCTGTTATGAATAGAGCCAGCATTTGTCGATTTTGATTGTAACCCATGACTCTAATCATCAGTATATGCAACAATGTACTCTATATGCCATTTTATAAACAGACTTGTTTCTTATTGTATACATATGTTTCACTATCAACTTGGGATAATCATAGTTCTAATTCTGCAAGAAacttatttaaaatgtttaaataatgGCTACTAGTTGACACGTCTCATGTCTCAGTTGAAATTTGAGTTCTGAATCTTTTGTATTTATTGGAGGgctaaataaatatgtataagTTGTTGAGAGTCCGTTTTCACAATCTCTACAAGATATACACAAAGAAAGAGTGTAAAACATTGATACTATAGGATTTGTGTGCAGGGAGACTTGGAGCCACAAACAGATATTTTATTCTCAAGAAAGTGACTATAAACTCAAGCCACTATTTTCTTCAAGAATCTAAAGTTTACACTGTTACAATGACAAGCCATGGAAGAAAACATCTACATGCAAATAGGTAACACtaagagaaggaaaaaaaacaaggaACCATAAAGTGATCATACTTCTTACAGTGAGGTGAAAGGAAATAAACCTACGATATATAGTACATGGACACACGATCTACCAGACTACCTCATGTAGCTTAATCATCTCCACTGGGTCCAGTCTTTAAGCACCGGTTACAGCTTATGGTATCTCCATAAAATATTTGCTTCATCTGTGAGTTTGCAGCATCAGCGTCTGGTCTTAGGCATGCAGCGGAACTCAGCCAAAAGTGCAATGTGATCAGAAGACCATTCTGGAGATGGAAGAGCCGTGTCCTTCCTTAAGCTCTCTTCATCCAGCAGTTCCAATAACGATTCCACTGTTAATGTATCCGCTGAAACCATAAAAACGCAAAATGTTTattgaatgaaaagaaaaactgaGTTGCAAATTGGCAGGCATTGGTGAGGAACCTGTGTAAAATATGTAATCAAGTGTGCCTATGAAATCCCTGGTACAGTTGGTAAACAAGGGTTCATTTGACGCAGGATCCATTCTTCTCCTTTGCTGCTCAGCAGTAAGGCTGCCTCCCATTCTTGCAAAGGACGAGTAAGCACTAACCTGCATGGCTCGCAAGGTGAGATGATTATACATACGTTACAGTTCTTAAGACTTTAAGCATGACTTCATGATAATAGTACCAACGGCAGCTGATGAGTTAGTTTGGTGTGAGGACGCAAAATTCCAAGAGGGTCAACCATCAAATCTGGGTGCATTGGATCAACCTTCCCCAGAGCAAGAAGTGAATGAGGAGCACtgaaaatatttggaagaaaATCTCAATATTAATACAGCTAGAGAGCAGAATCATAATCTGATCTAGATTTTGACATATTGGGTATAGCACCTTGCTGGTACTGTATTGAAATCACCACACACAAGCATTGGAATATCTGCACTGGCAGCTATTTTTTCCAGTCCCTTCAATAATGTGTGAACCTGTTTTGAGCAATAACCAAATGTGACTTAGTAGTGATGCTAAAATCCGAAATCCgcaaagtttttatttttttgcaatcAACATAACGAACCTGCCAGAGCTTTACATCCTTCAGTTCATGAGAAATGTTTACATGTGTGTTAGCCTGCACTCAACAAACCAATAACATAGAGAAAAAATGATCACCAAGAGACAAAGAAGATGCAAAGAGATGCAAAACTCACCACACAAAGAAGCTGGCGCTTCCCAGGAATATCAGCAGCCTGGTTACCGAACTTTGCTTCCAGAACAACTATTAATGCTACATTGTCCTTCAAAAAGAAAGAATCTACATAAGTTTTACATGAAAATCAAACATGGAGAATGTGTGGAAACAAGAATGGCCCAGTAGAGAGCATCTTTGAATACCTTAACCAATCGATTCAAAGCAATTTTCTTCTGGGGCACAGGAATAAGAGCCTCAGTCAAAGATTGAGCAGCCTTGTTGAACTCAACCTGGATCAGCAGCTTGATGATTTAAGTAAAAAAGGCCCCAATATATACATGTAATAAAGTAGAATACTAAGACATACCTCGTATTTTTTAACATGAGAAAACCTGTCTCTTCTGTAAAAAGTAGCACATCCATCAATTGTGCTTGTGTTACCAACGAAGACCTAATAAGTACCAAGTGAATCAATAAGTTCTGTTCAGCACATTCTGTGAACATAAGTGAGCATGAAAGGTTTATGGGAGATCATAGAGAGGAGTCAAAACAAACCTCatttgttttccttttaaaGATAGCTTGGTAACCATGCTTATCCAGCTCGGGAGCGAAAAACTCATCAAAATGATCATTCTGTACCTGCAAGATGAAAGGAGGAGATTTTTATTTCTCTATGAACTACTCACACGAGTGTACTTGTTCAGAACTAAACCAAAAGCAATACCTCCTGTAGACAAACTATATCCGCATGGTACTTAACAATCTCCCGTAACAAATTCTGTCTACGGTATGTCCACGAAAGAGCCCATGTGGGGCAGTAACTGTATATCTCGCTACTAGCATACGCATCAGCCAATATATTATAGGACAGCAGAGTGAATGATCCCATAGACATAGGTCGGCCATTAGAATCCACAGCTCCACTAACAGGGATCATCCTGCGCGGAGAAGGCGATGGAGCTGGAATAACACGAGAAGTCAATATAGTACAAGAATGCCCCACGTTCTGTTTTGTCTCTGCATTGACCACTACACACTCAAACTTCAAAACATGCCCCACATCGTCAGCCATCGGTGTGTATGTCTTGGAGCGTCCAACCTCAACAAGTGTTTCCCCTCCTGCGCCAGTCTTTTGGGATATGGATGAGGGATaaactgatgatgatgatccgtTTGTTAAACTACTAACGGTGCTGAGGATGCTAGAGACAGAGCCTGAACTGTTCAAACGGAgcaactcttcttcttcaccatttcCTTCCGCAGCAGCACGCTCGTGCAACACACGGTGATGCTGCCACGCGTCTGTGAAGCACTTAGTTGAACA
This Brassica napus cultivar Da-Ae chromosome C6, Da-Ae, whole genome shotgun sequence DNA region includes the following protein-coding sequences:
- the LOC106418609 gene encoding DEAD-box ATP-dependent RNA helicase 11, with translation MSASWADVADSEKAASRAKPAYVPPHLRNRQSEPVAHLPQNDRGGYGGQPSRWAPGGGVGGGGGYRNDVGRPGQGYGGRGSGGWNNRGGGWDREVNPFGDDADLEPAVLENTGINFDAYEDIPVETSGGDVPPPVNTFADIDLGEALNLNIRRCKYVRPTPVQRNAIPILLAERDLMACAQTGSGKTAAFCFPIISGIMRDQHLQRPRGSRTVYPLAVILSPTRELASQIHDEAKKFAYQTGVKVVVAYGGTPINQQLRELERGVDILVATPGRLNDLLERARVSMQMIKFLALDEADRMLDMGFEPQIRKIVEQMDMPPRGMRQTMLFSATFPSEIQRLAADFLSNYIFLAVGRVGSSTDLIAQRVEYVHEADKKSHLMDLLHAQRETQDKQSLTLVFVETKRSADALENWLCMNEFPATSIHGDRTQQEREVALRSFKTGRTPILVATDVAARGLDIPHVAHVVNFDLPNDIDDYVHRIGRTGRAGKSGIATAFFNEKNAQLARQLAELMQEANQEVPEWLTRYASRASFGGGKKRGGGRFGGRDFRREGSFGSGGGRGNDYYGGGGYGGGGYSGAPSGGGYGGAPSGGYGGGVTSAWD
- the LOC106418610 gene encoding non-specific lipid transfer protein GPI-anchored 22 isoform X2, which produces MIRVMGYNQNRQMLALFITAAIMFLGVRSDLNQDIKGCQDSMSDLYSCLPFVTSKAKAPDSTCCTTLKEKINKGQTKRCLCTLVKDRDDPGLGFKVDANRAMSLPSTCHVPANISQCPELLHLPPDSVAAKIFKQFTEGLQNVEPRVPTSSSVKGRDKKQFGLVMAGAFSVWYLV
- the LOC106418610 gene encoding non-specific lipid transfer protein GPI-anchored 22 isoform X1, translated to MIRVMGYNQNRQMLALFITAAIMFLGVRSDLNQDIKGCQDSMSDLYSCLPFVTSKAKAPDSTCCTTLKEKINKGQTKRCLCTLVKDRDDPGLGFKVDANRAMSLPSTCHVPANISQCPELLHLPPDSVAAKIFKQFTEGLQNVEPRAVPTSSSVKGRDKKQFGLVMAGAFSVWYLV
- the LOC106418709 gene encoding carbon catabolite repressor protein 4 homolog 1; translated protein: MLSVIRVHLPSEVPIVGCELTPYVLLRRPDNTATTDDVPESSPLDGHFLKYRWYRVQSDKKVAICSVHPSKEATLQCLGCIKTKVPVTKSYHCSTKCFTDAWQHHRVLHERAAAEGNGEEEELLRLNSSGSVSSILSTVSSLTNGSSSSVYPSSISQKTGAGGETLVEVGRSKTYTPMADDVGHVLKFECVVVNAETKQNVGHSCTILTSRVIPAPSPSPRRMIPVSGAVDSNGRPMSMGSFTLLSYNILADAYASSEIYSYCPTWALSWTYRRQNLLREIVKYHADIVCLQEVQNDHFDEFFAPELDKHGYQAIFKRKTNEVFVGNTSTIDGCATFYRRDRFSHVKKYEVEFNKAAQSLTEALIPVPQKKIALNRLVKDNVALIVVLEAKFGNQAADIPGKRQLLCVANTHVNISHELKDVKLWQVHTLLKGLEKIAASADIPMLVCGDFNTVPASAPHSLLALGKVDPMHPDLMVDPLGILRPHTKLTHQLPLVSAYSSFARMGGSLTAEQQRRRMDPASNEPLFTNCTRDFIGTLDYIFYTADTLTVESLLELLDEESLRKDTALPSPEWSSDHIALLAEFRCMPKTRR